In Monodelphis domestica isolate mMonDom1 chromosome 4, mMonDom1.pri, whole genome shotgun sequence, one DNA window encodes the following:
- the RCBTB1 gene encoding RCC1 and BTB domain-containing protein 1 isoform X2, giving the protein MAVLDNGEVYGWGYNGNGQLGLGNNGNQLTPCRVAALHSVCVLQIVCGYAHTLALTDEGLLYAWGANTYGQLGTGNKSNLLSPAQIMVEKERVVEIAACHSAHTSAAKTQGGHVYMWGQCRGQSVILPHLTHFSCTDDVFACFATPAVTWRLLSVEHEDFLTVAESLKKEFDSPDTADLKFRVDGKYIHVHKAVLKIRCEHFRTMFQSYWNEDMKEVIEIDQFSYPVYCAFLQYLYTDTVDLPPEDAIGLLDLATSYCENRLKKLCQHIIKRGITVENAFSLLSAAVRYDAEDLEEFCFKFCVNHLTEVTQTAAFWQMDGRLLKEFIAKASKCGAFKN; this is encoded by the exons ATGGCTGTATTGGACAATGGCGAG GTGTATGGCTGGGGTTATAATGGCAATGGTCAGCTAGGCTTGGGAAATAATGGCAATCAACTGACCCCTTGTCGAGTAGCAGCTTTACACAGTGTGTGTGTTCTTCAG ATTGTCTGCGGCTATGCACACACACTAGCACTAACAGATGAGGGCTTGCTGTATGCCTGGGGAGCTAACACTTATGGGCAGCTAGGAACTGGCAATAAAAGTAACCTGCTAAGCCCAGCACAGATCATGGTGGAAAAAGAAAG GGTTGTAGAGATCGCAGCCTGTCATTCTGCACATACCTCTGCTGCCAAGACCCAGGGTGGCCATGTGTATATGTGGGGCCAGTGTCGAGGCCAGTCAGTGATTCTTCCTCACCTCACTCACTTTTCCTGCACAGACGATGTGTTTGCCTGCTTTGCCACTCCTGCTGTAACATGGCGCCTTCTGTCTGTAG AGCATGAAGACTTTCTAACAGTTGCAGAGTCATTGAAGAAAGAGTTTGATAGTCCAGACACTGCAGATTTGAAGTTTCGAGTGGATGGAAAATACATTCATGTCCATAAAGCTGTTTTAAAAATCCG GTGCGAACATTTCCGAACTATGTTCCAGTCTTATTGGAATGAAGACATGAAAGAGGTGATAGAAATAGACCAGTTTTCTTACCCAGTGTATTGTGCCTTTCTCCAGTACCTTTACACAGACACAGTTGATTTGCCACCTGAAGATGCTATAG GTCTTTTGGATTTGGCTACATCTTACTGTGAAAATAGATTGAAAAAACTTTGTCAGCACATCATCAAGCGAGGGATTACGGTGGAGAATGCCTTTTCATTGCTCTCTGCTGCAGTCAGATACGATGCAGAG GATTTAGAAGAATTCTGCTTTAAGTTTTGCGTCAATCATTTGACAGAAGTTACACAGACTGCAGCATTTTGGCAAATGGATGGCCGTCTACTAAAGGAATTCATTGCTAAGGCCAGTAAATGTGGAGCCTTTAAGAACTGA
- the RCBTB1 gene encoding RCC1 and BTB domain-containing protein 1 isoform X1 — MVDVGKWPIFTLLSPQEIASIRKACVFGTSANEAIYVTHNDEVFVFGLNCSNCLGTGDNQSTIVPKKLEALCGKKIKSLSYGSGPHVLLSTEDGMVYAWGHNGYSQLGNGTTNQGIAPIQVCTNLLIKQVIEVACGSHHSMALAADGEVYAWGYNNCGQVGSGSTANQPTPRKVTNCLHIKRVVSIACGQTSSMAVLDNGEVYGWGYNGNGQLGLGNNGNQLTPCRVAALHSVCVLQIVCGYAHTLALTDEGLLYAWGANTYGQLGTGNKSNLLSPAQIMVEKERVVEIAACHSAHTSAAKTQGGHVYMWGQCRGQSVILPHLTHFSCTDDVFACFATPAVTWRLLSVEHEDFLTVAESLKKEFDSPDTADLKFRVDGKYIHVHKAVLKIRCEHFRTMFQSYWNEDMKEVIEIDQFSYPVYCAFLQYLYTDTVDLPPEDAIGLLDLATSYCENRLKKLCQHIIKRGITVENAFSLLSAAVRYDAEDLEEFCFKFCVNHLTEVTQTAAFWQMDGRLLKEFIAKASKCGAFKN, encoded by the exons ATGGTGGATGTAGGAAAGTGGCCAATATTTACCCTGCTTTCACCTCAGGAGATTGCTTCTATTCGGAAAGCATGTGTTTTTGGCACATCAGCTAATGAAGCTATCTATGTTACCCATAATGATGAG GTGTTTGTATTTGGACTGAACTGTAGTAACTGTCTGGGGACAGGGGATAATCAGAGCACTATTGTACCCAAAAAGTTGGAGGCATTGTGTGGAAAGAAGATTAAGAGCCTTAGTTATGGAAGTGGGCCACATGTTCTTCTCAGCACTGAAG ATGGAATGGTTTATGCCTGGGGTCACAATGGATATAGCCAGCTTGGCAATGGAACAACCAACCAAGGCATTGCTCCAATTCAAGTTTGTACCAATCTCTTGATTAAGCAAGTGATAGAAGTTGCTTGTGGTTCACATCATTCTATGGCCCTGGCAGCTGACGGAGAG GTTTATGCTTGGGGTTATAATAACTGTGGTCAAGTGGGATCTGGATCTACAGCAAATCAACCAACTCCTAGGAAAGTTACAAACTGTTTACACATTAAGAGGGTCGTCAGCATAGCATGTGGCCAGACTTCTTCTATGGCTGTATTGGACAATGGCGAG GTGTATGGCTGGGGTTATAATGGCAATGGTCAGCTAGGCTTGGGAAATAATGGCAATCAACTGACCCCTTGTCGAGTAGCAGCTTTACACAGTGTGTGTGTTCTTCAG ATTGTCTGCGGCTATGCACACACACTAGCACTAACAGATGAGGGCTTGCTGTATGCCTGGGGAGCTAACACTTATGGGCAGCTAGGAACTGGCAATAAAAGTAACCTGCTAAGCCCAGCACAGATCATGGTGGAAAAAGAAAG GGTTGTAGAGATCGCAGCCTGTCATTCTGCACATACCTCTGCTGCCAAGACCCAGGGTGGCCATGTGTATATGTGGGGCCAGTGTCGAGGCCAGTCAGTGATTCTTCCTCACCTCACTCACTTTTCCTGCACAGACGATGTGTTTGCCTGCTTTGCCACTCCTGCTGTAACATGGCGCCTTCTGTCTGTAG AGCATGAAGACTTTCTAACAGTTGCAGAGTCATTGAAGAAAGAGTTTGATAGTCCAGACACTGCAGATTTGAAGTTTCGAGTGGATGGAAAATACATTCATGTCCATAAAGCTGTTTTAAAAATCCG GTGCGAACATTTCCGAACTATGTTCCAGTCTTATTGGAATGAAGACATGAAAGAGGTGATAGAAATAGACCAGTTTTCTTACCCAGTGTATTGTGCCTTTCTCCAGTACCTTTACACAGACACAGTTGATTTGCCACCTGAAGATGCTATAG GTCTTTTGGATTTGGCTACATCTTACTGTGAAAATAGATTGAAAAAACTTTGTCAGCACATCATCAAGCGAGGGATTACGGTGGAGAATGCCTTTTCATTGCTCTCTGCTGCAGTCAGATACGATGCAGAG GATTTAGAAGAATTCTGCTTTAAGTTTTGCGTCAATCATTTGACAGAAGTTACACAGACTGCAGCATTTTGGCAAATGGATGGCCGTCTACTAAAGGAATTCATTGCTAAGGCCAGTAAATGTGGAGCCTTTAAGAACTGA